A window of the Pungitius pungitius chromosome 3, fPunPun2.1, whole genome shotgun sequence genome harbors these coding sequences:
- the LOC119221720 gene encoding keratin, type II cytoskeletal 8-like isoform X1: protein MSNPRDYSSQSYSPGNKAPAKSSPPDMSDKSKEKDAMVGLNDQFVRLINKVKHLEDEKKILATKLDILKDQGHYEGKVDDIVRQVKNELKQQVDELRRDQDKLKEELLQNQEEVDDTKMRLEEEIANKADLENEFVINKKVADDGHLESVDLALELEDLLGKLDFLRVGHDEELKELESLVHNEKVVLPDDRNRGLDMDEIVAGFEVQYANMTARTRAEAEKWNQNKMEALVLTAGQREKDLRDLKREISDLVRIIQRLHGDAEALQRKEQSLRNDVVVLRNEGDEKLERARDDIGQLQEALRRAKEDLGLQLREHQELMNLKLALDIEIATYRKLLEGEEERMNYLMRNAEVHPPEKKQARDPPPAVPADHSLFKKLLLIRVQVEKGRVVSESSHYAED from the exons ATGTCCAACCCAAGAGATTACAGCAGCCAGTCCTACTCCCCCGGTAACAAGGCACCGGCCAAGAGCTCCCCGCCCGACATGTCGGACAAGTCCAAGGAGAAGGACGCCATGGTTGGACTCAACGACCAGTTCGTCAGGTTGATTAACAAG gtGAAACACctggaggatgagaagaaaatcCTTGCCACTAAGCTGGACATCCTCAAGGACCAGGGCCACTATGAGGGAAAAGTTGACGACATCGTCAGGCAGgtgaagaacgagctgaagCAGCAGGTTGACGAATTGCGCCGCGACCAAGACAAActgaaggaggagctgctgcagaaccaggaggaggtggacgacACCAAGATGAG GTTGGAGGAGGAGATAGCAAATAAAGCTGACCTGGAGAATGAGTTTGTCATCAACAAAAAG GTGGCTGATGATGGTCACTTGGAGTCAGTGGACCTGGCTCTGGAGCTGGAGGACCTGTTGGGGAAACTGGACTTCCTCAGGGTCGGCCACGATGAG GAACTCAAGGAGCTGGAGTCGCTCGTCCATAATGAGAAGGTGGTCCTCCCCGACGACAGAAACCGGGGTCTGGACATGGACGAGATCGTCGCCGGGTTCGAGGTTCAGTACGCCAACATGACCGCCCGCACCAGGGCCGAAGCCGAGAAGTGGAACCAGAATAAG ATGGAGGCCCTGGTCTTAACGGCGGGACAGCGTGAGAAGGACTTGCGCGACTTGAAGAGGGAGATCTCGGACTTGGTCCGCATCATCCAGCGGCTCCACGGCGACGCCGAGGCCCTCCAGAGAAAG GAACAGTCCCTGCGGAATGACGTCGTCGTCTTGAGGAATGAAGGGGACGAGAAGCTGGAGAGGGCTCGTGATGACATTGGCCAGCTGCAGGAGGCCCTGCGGCGGGCCAAGGAAGACCTGGGCTTACAGCTGCGCGAGCACCAGGAGCTGATGAACCTGAAGCTGGCCCTGGACATCGAGATCGCCACCTACCGCAAGCTgctggagggcgaggaggagag AATGAACTACTTGATGCGCAACGCAG AAGTCCACCCGCCAGAGAAGAAACAAgcccgagaccccccccccgctgtcccgGCGGACCACTCCCTTTTCAAGAAATTGCTGCTGATCCGGGTGCAGGTGGAGAAAGGCCGAGTCGTGTCCGAAAGCTCCCACTACGCTGAAGATTGA
- the LOC119221720 gene encoding intermediate filament protein ON3-like isoform X2 produces MSNPRDYSSQSYSPGNKAPAKSSPPDMSDKSKEKDAMVGLNDQFVRLINKVKHLEDEKKILATKLDILKDQGHYEGKVDDIVRQVKNELKQQVDELRRDQDKLKEELLQNQEEVDDTKMRLEEEIANKADLENEFVINKKVADDGHLESVDLALELEDLLGKLDFLRVGHDEELKELESLVHNEKVVLPDDRNRGLDMDEIVAGFEVQYANMTARTRAEAEKWNQNKMEALVLTAGQREKDLRDLKREISDLVRIIQRLHGDAEALQRKEQSLRNDVVVLRNEGDEKLERARDDIGQLQEALRRAKEDLGLQLREHQELMNLKLALDIEIATYRKLLEGEEERMNYLMRNADF; encoded by the exons ATGTCCAACCCAAGAGATTACAGCAGCCAGTCCTACTCCCCCGGTAACAAGGCACCGGCCAAGAGCTCCCCGCCCGACATGTCGGACAAGTCCAAGGAGAAGGACGCCATGGTTGGACTCAACGACCAGTTCGTCAGGTTGATTAACAAG gtGAAACACctggaggatgagaagaaaatcCTTGCCACTAAGCTGGACATCCTCAAGGACCAGGGCCACTATGAGGGAAAAGTTGACGACATCGTCAGGCAGgtgaagaacgagctgaagCAGCAGGTTGACGAATTGCGCCGCGACCAAGACAAActgaaggaggagctgctgcagaaccaggaggaggtggacgacACCAAGATGAG GTTGGAGGAGGAGATAGCAAATAAAGCTGACCTGGAGAATGAGTTTGTCATCAACAAAAAG GTGGCTGATGATGGTCACTTGGAGTCAGTGGACCTGGCTCTGGAGCTGGAGGACCTGTTGGGGAAACTGGACTTCCTCAGGGTCGGCCACGATGAG GAACTCAAGGAGCTGGAGTCGCTCGTCCATAATGAGAAGGTGGTCCTCCCCGACGACAGAAACCGGGGTCTGGACATGGACGAGATCGTCGCCGGGTTCGAGGTTCAGTACGCCAACATGACCGCCCGCACCAGGGCCGAAGCCGAGAAGTGGAACCAGAATAAG ATGGAGGCCCTGGTCTTAACGGCGGGACAGCGTGAGAAGGACTTGCGCGACTTGAAGAGGGAGATCTCGGACTTGGTCCGCATCATCCAGCGGCTCCACGGCGACGCCGAGGCCCTCCAGAGAAAG GAACAGTCCCTGCGGAATGACGTCGTCGTCTTGAGGAATGAAGGGGACGAGAAGCTGGAGAGGGCTCGTGATGACATTGGCCAGCTGCAGGAGGCCCTGCGGCGGGCCAAGGAAGACCTGGGCTTACAGCTGCGCGAGCACCAGGAGCTGATGAACCTGAAGCTGGCCCTGGACATCGAGATCGCCACCTACCGCAAGCTgctggagggcgaggaggagag AATGAACTACTTGATGCGCAACGCAG atttctaa
- the LOC119221701 gene encoding keratin, type I cytoskeletal 18-like isoform X1, with the protein MPSNTAASMFGGAGGRGSRASVSTLEGLRNALRSEPGRNAGPVAPPARDVVDHAPAPAAPAEPADDKRTMHGLNERLSEYLNRVGQLEKDNEELAKEIDDLLANRKAANGRDWDEVEKPLDDLKKQIKDITKDNGKLLLQIENTKLANTDFKKKLDDEIKVKKELEKELADLKDAIEDTKLDHTQKKNEIDLLKEELARLENEHKDEVGDLLEKIKLSEVKVEIESSCMDLSEIVNKIRIKYEKMSEKNMKETNDWYQRKFKNLKVVVDQNDEELNSAKSELKELLSQKRSVEIKIQGIQSKINNLEEALNSVKGEYNQRLGPLNKVIRRLEAELTDAKTQLERHMKSNHNLLCVKMELEEEMRKYHELMHDPTAEPESLELSLEEALQSEHQMPNQKTPQQKEEAKEEALMKKESFSSENPAPPQST; encoded by the exons atGCCTTCAAACACCGCCGCCAGCATGTTCGGTGGAGCCGGGGGAAGGGGCTCCAGGGCCTCCGTGTCGACCCTGGAGGGGCTGCGCAACGCGCTGCGCAGCGAGCCGGGGAGAAACGCCGGCCCCGTCGCTCCACCGGCCCGCGACGTGGTCGACCACGCGCCCGCCCCCGCGGCCCCCGCGGAACCCGCGGACGACAAGCGTACTATGCATGGTCTGAACGAACGGCTGTCGGAGTACCTGAACCGGGTGGGGCAGCTGGAGAAGGACAACGAAGAACTGGCGAAAGAGATCGATGATCTTTTGGCCAACAGGAAAGCAGCCAATGGACGCGACTGGGATGAGGTTGAGAAACCTCTGGATGATCTCAAGAAGCAG ATAAAAGACATCACCAAGGACAACGGCAAGCTTCTGCTTCAGATTGAAAACACCAAACTGGCCAACACAGACTTCAAGAAAAA GCTGGACGATGAGATAAAGGTAAAGAAAGAATTAGAAAAAGAGTTGGCGGACCTGAAGGACGCCATTGAAGACACAAAGCTGGACCACACGCAGAAAAAGAATGAGATCGATCTGTTGAAGGAGGAGCTCGCTCGTCTCGAGAATGAACACAAAGAC GAGGTGGGGGACCTGCTTGAGAAGATCAAGCTCTCCGAGGTAAAGGTGGAGATTGAGTCTTCATGCATGGACCTCAGTGAGATTGTTAACAAGATTCGCATCAAGTACGAAAAGATGTCCGAGAAGAACATGAAGGAAACCAATGATTGGTACCAAAGAAAG TTTAAAAACCTCAAAGTGGTGGTGGACCAAAACGATGAGGAGTTGAATTCTGCAAAGTCAGAGCTCAAGGAACTGCTCTCACAGAAAAGATCAGTGGAAATTAAGATCCAGGGTATCCAAAGCAAG atcaACAATCTGGAAGAGGCCCTGAACAGTGTCAAAGGGGAGTACAATCAGCGCCTGGGGCCTCTCAACAAGGTAATACGGCGCCTGGAGGCGGAGCTAACGGATGCCAAGACCCAGTTGGAGCGCCACATGAAAAGCAACCACAACCTGCTGTGTGTGAAGATGGAGCtagaggaggaaatgagaaagTACCATGAGCTGATGCATGACCCCACTGCTGAACCGGAGAG TTTGGAGTTGTCTTTAGAAGAAGCGCTGCAGAGCG AACACCAAATGCCTAATCAGAAGACACCCCAGCAGAAAGAAGAGGCGAAAGAAGAAGCTCTGATGAAGAAAGAAAGCTTTTCCTCTgaaaaccccgcccccccccaaagcacCTAA
- the LOC119221701 gene encoding keratin, type I cytoskeletal 18-like isoform X2: MPSNTAASMFGGAGGRGSRASVSTLEGLRNALRSEPGRNAGPVAPPARDVVDHAPAPAAPAEPADDKRTMHGLNERLSEYLNRVGQLEKDNEELAKEIDDLLANRKAANGRDWDEVEKPLDDLKKQIKDITKDNGKLLLQIENTKLANTDFKKKLDDEIKVKKELEKELADLKDAIEDTKLDHTQKKNEIDLLKEELARLENEHKDEVGDLLEKIKLSEVKVEIESSCMDLSEIVNKIRIKYEKMSEKNMKETNDWYQRKFKNLKVVVDQNDEELNSAKSELKELLSQKRSVEIKIQGIQSKINNLEEALNSVKGEYNQRLGPLNKVIRRLEAELTDAKTQLERHMKSNHNLLCVKMELEEEMRKYHELMHDPTAEPERTPNA; encoded by the exons atGCCTTCAAACACCGCCGCCAGCATGTTCGGTGGAGCCGGGGGAAGGGGCTCCAGGGCCTCCGTGTCGACCCTGGAGGGGCTGCGCAACGCGCTGCGCAGCGAGCCGGGGAGAAACGCCGGCCCCGTCGCTCCACCGGCCCGCGACGTGGTCGACCACGCGCCCGCCCCCGCGGCCCCCGCGGAACCCGCGGACGACAAGCGTACTATGCATGGTCTGAACGAACGGCTGTCGGAGTACCTGAACCGGGTGGGGCAGCTGGAGAAGGACAACGAAGAACTGGCGAAAGAGATCGATGATCTTTTGGCCAACAGGAAAGCAGCCAATGGACGCGACTGGGATGAGGTTGAGAAACCTCTGGATGATCTCAAGAAGCAG ATAAAAGACATCACCAAGGACAACGGCAAGCTTCTGCTTCAGATTGAAAACACCAAACTGGCCAACACAGACTTCAAGAAAAA GCTGGACGATGAGATAAAGGTAAAGAAAGAATTAGAAAAAGAGTTGGCGGACCTGAAGGACGCCATTGAAGACACAAAGCTGGACCACACGCAGAAAAAGAATGAGATCGATCTGTTGAAGGAGGAGCTCGCTCGTCTCGAGAATGAACACAAAGAC GAGGTGGGGGACCTGCTTGAGAAGATCAAGCTCTCCGAGGTAAAGGTGGAGATTGAGTCTTCATGCATGGACCTCAGTGAGATTGTTAACAAGATTCGCATCAAGTACGAAAAGATGTCCGAGAAGAACATGAAGGAAACCAATGATTGGTACCAAAGAAAG TTTAAAAACCTCAAAGTGGTGGTGGACCAAAACGATGAGGAGTTGAATTCTGCAAAGTCAGAGCTCAAGGAACTGCTCTCACAGAAAAGATCAGTGGAAATTAAGATCCAGGGTATCCAAAGCAAG atcaACAATCTGGAAGAGGCCCTGAACAGTGTCAAAGGGGAGTACAATCAGCGCCTGGGGCCTCTCAACAAGGTAATACGGCGCCTGGAGGCGGAGCTAACGGATGCCAAGACCCAGTTGGAGCGCCACATGAAAAGCAACCACAACCTGCTGTGTGTGAAGATGGAGCtagaggaggaaatgagaaagTACCATGAGCTGATGCATGACCCCACTGCTGAACCGGAGAG AACACCAAATGCCTAA
- the arpc2 gene encoding actin-related protein 2/3 complex subunit 2: MILLEINNRIIEETLSLKFDGASNGTKPEAVDVTFADFDGVLYHISNPNGEKTKVMVSISLKFYKELQEHGADELLKRVYGNFLVSNEDGYNVSLLYDLDALPANKEEVVHQAGMLKRNCFASVFEKYFKFQEEGKEGEQRAVVHYRDDESMYLEAKKDRVTVVFSTVFKDDDDVIIGKVFMQEFKEGRRASHTAPQVLFSHREPPLELKDTDAAVGDNIGYITFVLFPRHTNANARDNTINLIHTFRDYLHYHIKCSKAYIHTRMRAKTSEFLKVLNRARPDAEKKEMKTMSGKTFSR; this comes from the exons ATGATCCTGTTAGAAATCAACAACCGCATCATAGAGGAGACGCTGTCGTTGAAGTTCGACGGCGCATCCAACGG AACCAAACCAGAGGCCGTCGATGTGACTTTTGCAG attTCGATGGCGTCCTGTACCACATCTCCAACCCCAATGGGGAGAAGACCAAAGTGATGGTCAGCATCTCCCTGAAGTTCTacaaggagctgcaggagcatGGGGCTGACGAG cttCTCAAGAGGGTCTATGGGAATTTCCTGGTTTCGAACGAGGATG GCTACAACGTGTCCCTCCTCTACGACCTGGACGCGCTGCCGGCCAACAAAGAGGAGGTCGTCCACCAGGCGGGCATGCTCAAGAGGAACTGCTTCGCCTCGGTGTTTGAGAAGTACTTCAAGTTCCAGGAGGAGGGCAAGGAGGGCGAGCAGAGGGCCGTGGTCCACTACCGAGACGACGAGTCCAT GTACCTGGAGGCCAAGAAGGACCGAGTGACTGTCGTGTTCAGCACAGTGTTcaaagacgacgacgacgtcaTCATCGGCAAGGTTTTCATGCAG GAGTTCAAGGAGGGTCGGCGAGCGAGCCACACGGCCCCCCAGGTGCTGTTCAGCCACAGGGAGCCCCCGCTGGAGCTGAAGGACACGGACGCCGCCGTCGGGGACAACATCGGATACATCACCTTCG tcctGTTTCCACGTCACACCAATGCCAACGCCAGAGACAACACCATCAACCTCATCCACACCTTCAGGGACTACCTGCACTACCACATAAAGTGCTCCAAG GCCTACATTCACACACGCATGAGGGCCAAGACGTCGGAGTTCCTCAAGGTGCTGAACCGCGCTCGGCCCGACGCCGagaagaaggagatgaagaCCATGTC tggAAAAACGTTCTCCCGCTGA
- the LOC119218178 gene encoding C-X-C chemokine receptor type 2-like translates to MSYIFNYEDLNLTSYDNLTPYIVDPKTLSCDLQRMPPAAAKILCVLLIIIFLLAIPGNLLVGWVVGTSKQALTPSDVYLFHLTISDFLMALTIPCSAVNLIQGWVFEDFLCKFLSLVFEANFYTSILFLTCISVDRYLMIVRASVSHRSRQWMCSRFLCATVWGLGLALALPALFNGVSEPRAAERIICGEIFDLGSATSWRTVIRGFRHILGFFLPLVVMVICYSVTITRLLRTRGFRKHRAMKVIIAVVTVFLLCWTPYHITIMVDTLLRADVIQHDCSVRTSVSGALTATHGLALFHSCINPVLYAFVGEKFRSKMMRLVRRRAGQERASGSRFSRSTSQTSEGNGALL, encoded by the coding sequence ATGTCGTACATCTTTAACTATGAGGATCTGAACTTGACCAGCTACGATAATCTCACGCCCTACATTGTGGATCCAAAGACGTTGTCGTGTGATCTACAACGGATGCCGCCTGCTGCAGCTAAGATCCTTTGCGTCCTCCTCATAATCATCTTTTTACTGGCGATACCAGGGAACCTGTTGGTGGGGTGGGTGGTCGGCACCAGCAAACAGGCCCTGACCCCATCGGATGTGTACTTGTTTCACCTGACAATATCCGACTTTCTGATGGCCTTAACCATCCCATGCTCGGCTGTAAACCTGATACAGGGATGGGTCTTCGAAGACTTCCTGTGCAAGTTCCTCAGCCTCGTCTTCGAGGCGAACTTCTACACcagcatcctcttcctcacctgcaTCAGCGTCGACCGCTACCTGATGATCGTGCGCGCCAGCGTGAGTCACCGGAGCCGCCAGTGGATGTGCAGCCGGTTTCTGTGTGCGACGGTGTGGGGCCTCGGTTTGGCCCTCGCTCTGCCCGCGCTCTTCAACGGCGTCTCTGAGCCGAGGGCCGCGGAGAGGATCATTTGCGGCGAGATCTTCGACCTCGGCAGCGCCACCTCCTGGAGAACTGTTATTCGCGGGTTCCGCCACATTTTGGGCTTCTTCCTCCCGTTGGTCGTCATGGTAATCTGCTACAGCGTCACCATCACGAGGCTGCTGCGCACCCGCGGTTTCCGCAAGCACCGGGCCATGAAGGTGatcatcgccgtggtgacgGTGTTTCTGCTGTGCTGGACGCCGTACCACATAACCATAATGGTGGACACGCTCCTGAGGGCCGACGTGATCCAGCACGACTGTTCCGTGAGGACATCCGTGAGCGGGGCTTTGACCGCAACCCACGGGCTGGCGCTGTTCCACAGCTGCATCAACCCGGTCCTCTACGCGTTCGTGGGGGAGAAGTTCAGGAGCAAAATGATGCGGCTTGTTCGGAGGAGAGCCGGGCAGGAGAGAGCTTCGGGGTCGCGGTTCAGCAGGTCGACGTCTCAGACTTCAGAAGGCAACGGAGCTCTCCTCTGA
- the slc19a1 gene encoding reduced folate transporter isoform X1: MEQRSSSRLLRSENKNKNKSSHGDLTVQEKFPSASQSGPARTMAMTSDDAAGSRERSEGEKETDREEDGGGHGDADVEMVASQGPSPPDGPSGEAEEPTKWKGAVIFLCFYGFMASIKPGEPFITPYLLSPEKNLTREQVTNEITPVLTYSYMVVLVPAFLLTDLLRYKPVLVIQGVSQVVIWLILLLCTGLLEMQFMEFFYGITMACRVAYSSYIFSLVSPALYQRVAGYSRSAVLLGVFTSSVLGQLLISFGEVSFYTLSAVSLGFVSFGLTLSACLPWPKRSLFFNRARLREQKEAAALAARSELDRMNPKEGAASPAAGPSPCWRDSVFVQMLLEVRNVARRPNLRLWSLWWVFNSTGYYLVLFYVHILWNKVYPATENKNVYNGGVEAASTLLSALTSFAAGYVKIRWDVWSELVIAAITALQAGLLLLMGTTDNIWVCYMAYVLFRGFYQFLVPIATFQIASSLTKELCALVFGINTFLGTILKSIINLIFSDRRGLGLDVHAQFLVYFIYYTILTVVYFVCAAVVIVRHYRNQRRGGGGDDLPVASTELRPVAAEAEPLSNGSGAKAQ; this comes from the exons ATGGAGCAAAGGTCATCGTCCCGTCTATTAA gaagtgaaaacaaaaacaaaaacaaatcctcaCATGGTGATTTGACCGTGCAGGAAAAGTTTCCCTCCGCCTCACAGAGTGGCCCCGCTCGCACCATGGCCATGACCTCGGATGACGCCGCGGGAAGCCGGGAGCGATCAGAGGGCGAGAAGGAGACGGATCGGGAGGAGGACGGCGGAGGACACGGCGACGCAGACGTGGAGATGGTCGCGTCCCAGGGTCCGTCTCCCCCCGACGGTCCCTCGGGGGAGGCCGAGGAGCCCACTAAGTGGAAGGGGGCCGTGATTTTCTTGTGTTTCTACGGGTTTATGGCGTCGATAAAGCCCGGTGAGCCCTTCATCACACCCTATCTACTCAGCCCCGAGAAGAACTTAACCAGGGAACAG GTGACCAACGAGATCACGCCTGTGCTGACCTACTCCTACATGGTGGTGCTGGTGCCGGCCTTCCTGCTGACGGACCTGCTGCGCTACAAGCCGGTCCTCGTCATCCAGGGCGTGAGCCAGGTGGTGATCTggctcattctgctgctgtgCACGGGCCTCCTGGAGATGCAGTTCATGGAGTTCTTCTACGGCATCACCATGGCCTGCCGCGTGGCCTACTCCTCCTACATCTTCTCCCTGGTCAGCCCGGCCCTGTACCAGCGCGTGGCCGGGTACTCGCGCTCCGCCGTCCTCCTGGGGGTGTTCACCAGCTCGGTGCTGGGCCAGCTTCTCATCAGCTTTGGGGAGGTCAGCTTCTACACCCTCAGCGCCGTGTCGCTGGGCTTCGTCAGCTTCGGGCTCACGCTCTCCGCGTGCCTGCCCTGGCCCAAGCGCTCGCTGTTCTTCAACCGGGCGCGGCTCCgggagcagaaggaggcggCCGCACTGGCCGCCCGATCGGAGCTGGACAGGATGAACCCGAAGGAGGGCGCCGCGTCCCCGGCGGCGGGCCCCTCCCCGTGCTGGAGGGACTCTGTTTTTGTGCAGATGCTGCTGGAGGTGAGAAATGTGGCGAGGAGGCCCAACCTGAGGCTCTGGTCCCTGTGGTGGGTGTTCAACTCCACCGGGTACTACCTGGTGCTGTTCTACGTTCACATCCTGTGGAACAAAGTCTATCCGGCCACTGAGAACAAGAACGTTTACAACGGGGGAGTGGAGGCAGCTTCTACCCTGCTGA GCGCGCTGACTTCCTTCGCCGCCGGCTACGTGAAGATCCGCTGGGACGTGTGGTCCGAGCTGGTCATCGCCGCCATCACGGCGCTGCAGGCgggtctgctgctgctcatgGGCACCACGGACAACATCTGGGTGTGCTACATGGCCTACGTGCTCTTCAGAGGCTTCTACCAGTTTCTGGTGCCGATTGCCAC TTTCCAGATCGCCTCGTCGCTGACCAAGGAGCTGTGCGCCTTGGTGTTCGGAATCAACACTTTTCTGGGGACCATCCTGAAGAGCATCATCAACCTGATCTTCTCTGACCGGAGGGGCCTGGGCTTGGACGTGCACGCTCAG tTCCTAGTGTACTTCATCTACTACACCATCCTCACCGTCGTCTACTTCGTCTGTGCTGCCGTGGTCATCGTCCGTCACTATAGAAACcagcggcgaggaggcggcGGGGACGACCTGCCGGTGGCCTCCACCGAGCTCCGCCCCGTTGCCGCCGAGGCCGAGCCCCTTTCCAACGGCAGCGGGGCCAAAGCGCAGTGA
- the slc19a1 gene encoding reduced folate transporter isoform X2 yields the protein MAMTSDDAAGSRERSEGEKETDREEDGGGHGDADVEMVASQGPSPPDGPSGEAEEPTKWKGAVIFLCFYGFMASIKPGEPFITPYLLSPEKNLTREQVTNEITPVLTYSYMVVLVPAFLLTDLLRYKPVLVIQGVSQVVIWLILLLCTGLLEMQFMEFFYGITMACRVAYSSYIFSLVSPALYQRVAGYSRSAVLLGVFTSSVLGQLLISFGEVSFYTLSAVSLGFVSFGLTLSACLPWPKRSLFFNRARLREQKEAAALAARSELDRMNPKEGAASPAAGPSPCWRDSVFVQMLLEVRNVARRPNLRLWSLWWVFNSTGYYLVLFYVHILWNKVYPATENKNVYNGGVEAASTLLSALTSFAAGYVKIRWDVWSELVIAAITALQAGLLLLMGTTDNIWVCYMAYVLFRGFYQFLVPIATFQIASSLTKELCALVFGINTFLGTILKSIINLIFSDRRGLGLDVHAQFLVYFIYYTILTVVYFVCAAVVIVRHYRNQRRGGGGDDLPVASTELRPVAAEAEPLSNGSGAKAQ from the exons ATGGCCATGACCTCGGATGACGCCGCGGGAAGCCGGGAGCGATCAGAGGGCGAGAAGGAGACGGATCGGGAGGAGGACGGCGGAGGACACGGCGACGCAGACGTGGAGATGGTCGCGTCCCAGGGTCCGTCTCCCCCCGACGGTCCCTCGGGGGAGGCCGAGGAGCCCACTAAGTGGAAGGGGGCCGTGATTTTCTTGTGTTTCTACGGGTTTATGGCGTCGATAAAGCCCGGTGAGCCCTTCATCACACCCTATCTACTCAGCCCCGAGAAGAACTTAACCAGGGAACAG GTGACCAACGAGATCACGCCTGTGCTGACCTACTCCTACATGGTGGTGCTGGTGCCGGCCTTCCTGCTGACGGACCTGCTGCGCTACAAGCCGGTCCTCGTCATCCAGGGCGTGAGCCAGGTGGTGATCTggctcattctgctgctgtgCACGGGCCTCCTGGAGATGCAGTTCATGGAGTTCTTCTACGGCATCACCATGGCCTGCCGCGTGGCCTACTCCTCCTACATCTTCTCCCTGGTCAGCCCGGCCCTGTACCAGCGCGTGGCCGGGTACTCGCGCTCCGCCGTCCTCCTGGGGGTGTTCACCAGCTCGGTGCTGGGCCAGCTTCTCATCAGCTTTGGGGAGGTCAGCTTCTACACCCTCAGCGCCGTGTCGCTGGGCTTCGTCAGCTTCGGGCTCACGCTCTCCGCGTGCCTGCCCTGGCCCAAGCGCTCGCTGTTCTTCAACCGGGCGCGGCTCCgggagcagaaggaggcggCCGCACTGGCCGCCCGATCGGAGCTGGACAGGATGAACCCGAAGGAGGGCGCCGCGTCCCCGGCGGCGGGCCCCTCCCCGTGCTGGAGGGACTCTGTTTTTGTGCAGATGCTGCTGGAGGTGAGAAATGTGGCGAGGAGGCCCAACCTGAGGCTCTGGTCCCTGTGGTGGGTGTTCAACTCCACCGGGTACTACCTGGTGCTGTTCTACGTTCACATCCTGTGGAACAAAGTCTATCCGGCCACTGAGAACAAGAACGTTTACAACGGGGGAGTGGAGGCAGCTTCTACCCTGCTGA GCGCGCTGACTTCCTTCGCCGCCGGCTACGTGAAGATCCGCTGGGACGTGTGGTCCGAGCTGGTCATCGCCGCCATCACGGCGCTGCAGGCgggtctgctgctgctcatgGGCACCACGGACAACATCTGGGTGTGCTACATGGCCTACGTGCTCTTCAGAGGCTTCTACCAGTTTCTGGTGCCGATTGCCAC TTTCCAGATCGCCTCGTCGCTGACCAAGGAGCTGTGCGCCTTGGTGTTCGGAATCAACACTTTTCTGGGGACCATCCTGAAGAGCATCATCAACCTGATCTTCTCTGACCGGAGGGGCCTGGGCTTGGACGTGCACGCTCAG tTCCTAGTGTACTTCATCTACTACACCATCCTCACCGTCGTCTACTTCGTCTGTGCTGCCGTGGTCATCGTCCGTCACTATAGAAACcagcggcgaggaggcggcGGGGACGACCTGCCGGTGGCCTCCACCGAGCTCCGCCCCGTTGCCGCCGAGGCCGAGCCCCTTTCCAACGGCAGCGGGGCCAAAGCGCAGTGA